AAAAACCTCAAAAAAATGCAAATAATCTTCGTAATGATAGGCGTAAGTCTCCTGATGGCACTGGTCTTTTTAGGAGCCTTCTTTTGGTCGATGAAAGATGGGCAAAATGATGATTTACATACACCAGCCATGCGTATTTTGTTTGATGAAACGCATCCGAGCAGTACCAAAAAATGATAAGTAATCGAGCAATCGACCAATTATCAGGGCAATAACCTAGGCAAAACACGTGGCAATAGTAAGCATAGCCAGTTTTGTACTACAACAGAGTAACCTAAACACATAACCAATTTCTAATCTAAAAATATGTCAGCTATCAGTACACACATCGAACGCTTTGAGTACGACAACCGAATTGTCCGAAACTTTGCCGTTGCTACGATTATCTGGGGGATTGTGGGTATGTTGGTAGGCGTAATAGTCGCTTCTCAACTTTTCAAACCTGAGTTAAACGTAACACAATATGGCACATTTGGTCGTCTTCGTCCATTGCACACCAATGCCGTAATTTTTGCATTTGTCGGAAATGCCATTTTTATGGGCGTATATTATTCATTACAACGCCTTTGTAAAGCCCGAATGTTCAGTGATTTATTATCAAAAATTCACTTTTGGGGCTGGCAATTGATTAT
The DNA window shown above is from Flectobacillus major DSM 103 and carries:
- the ccoS gene encoding cbb3-type cytochrome oxidase assembly protein CcoS yields the protein MQIIFVMIGVSLLMALVFLGAFFWSMKDGQNDDLHTPAMRILFDETHPSSTKK